Genomic window (Thermomicrobiales bacterium):
GGTTTTCATCTCCCCGTTTGCAGACGAGGCCGTGATTGCGGGACAGGCGACTGTCGGATTGGAGCTCTTCGAGCAGGTCGAGGATCTGGACGCGATCGTGGTGCCGATCGGGGGCGGAGGACTGATCTCGGGTATCGCGCTGGCGGCGCGCATCCTGTATCCCGATCTGCGCATCGTCGGGGTAGAGCCGGTTGGAGCACCGACCATGACCCGCGCGCTCGAGGCAGGTCACCCGGTCACACTCGAATCGACAAACACCATGGCCGACGGGCTCACTGCCCCGTTCACCGGCGAGCTGAATCTCGCCATCGTGCGTGAGCTGGTGGACGATGTCGTGCTCGTGAGCGAAGACGAAATCGTGACCGCGTTGAAACTGGTGCTCGACCGCACAAAGCTCCTGATCGAAGGCGCGGCTGCGGCAGGGATTGCGGCGTTGCTCACCGGGAAGGCCGGGATCGGCACCGGATCGGTAACGGCCGCGGTGCTCACGGGGGGCAATATCGATCTCGATCGGCTCAAGAGCATTCTCTAGCGGGCAACGAACCGCACCTGGACCGATCGAAATGGCAGGAAATCGGTTGCCAGGCGCAGTTCATCAGCGAATTCTTGCCGCTCTTCGGCTGTGGATCGTTTCCCTATAGAATTCGCGCGTACATATCGTAGATTCATCAATCTCAGTCCACGACGTCGATCAAGGAGTCCAACGTCAATGCATTCCAATCGTTCCGCGCGTTCTCGCATGAGAGCTCCGATCGACCGGCGGCGGCTGTTGCAAGGCGCGGCGCTGGGCAGCGCCGGGTTGGTGCTGGCACGTTCCCCGATGGCGTTCGCCCAGGATGGGGGATTGAGCGGGGAGATCACCATCGGCTACGAGGGTGCGGCCACCGGCGTCATCCCCTATATCGAAGCGACCGCCAAAGCGATCGAAGAGGCGAACCCGGACGCGACGATCACGCTTCAGCCCTCGCCGGGCGGCAACTACGCCACCCAGGTGATCCTGCAGCTCAATAGCGGCCGCGCGCCCGATCTCTTCCTGTTGGTTGGTGTGGCGATGGCCGAATTGGCCGCCGCTGATCTCATTGCCCCGATGGATGAGTTCACCGGCGACTGGGATGGATGGAACGAGTATCCGGAGGCACTGCGCGAGTCGCTGACGTACGACGGTTCGGTCTGGGCGATTCCGTATCTGATGGATACCCACTTTCTCTACTACAACAAGGACATTCTGGAAAAAGCAGGGCTCCCGCGCGACTGGACGCCCGCGAATCCAACCGAGATTCTGGACGCCGCGCTCAAGATCAAGGAGAGCGACGACAGCGTCATCCCCTATGCCCTCTATGCCGGCGCAAATGGCGGCAATGGAACGGTCTCGCGCGGGTTCATCCCGCTGGTCTATGCCTTTGGGGGGCAGTTGCGGGATGCGGATGGCAAGTTCATCATCGACAGTTGCGCGATCCGCGCCGCGCTCGACTACTACTACCGGGCGTACCAAACCGACAAGACCGTGCCGCAGGAGGTGATGACCAGTCCGCAGCCGAGTGCCGCCATGAGGCAGGCCATGATCGACGGTGAGCTCGGTATTCTCTATGAAGGATCGTGGGCCTATGGTCCGTGGCTCGATGACGATGAGGACTGGACGAACGAGAACATCGGCTATGTGATGTTCCCGGGCGATGGCGATGTCGCGCCGTTCGCGGTCGGCGGCACCGGGAATTCCTGGTTCATCAACCAGCAAGCCGAAAACAAGGATCTGGCCTGGGAGTTCATCAGCCAGTTCAACTCGGTCGCGAACCAGGTGGCGATCAACGTCGAGGATCCGCACATTCCGGCCCGGGCCGACGCCGCGGCCGATCCTGCGTTCCAGGAGACCCCGTTCCTGAGCGCGATGGTGGGAACCTCCGATTCGTTGCTGCTGACAGCGCCAGACCGCTCCTTCCTGCAGTTGGTTGGCATCATCCAGAATGCCACTGGGCTGATCGCCACCGGTGAGGCAACTCCGGACGAAGCGGCTACCCGCTACGCCGAAGAGCTGACCCGCGTGCTGGGCGCCGACAACGTGGTCGCCCAACCGTGCGAATAGCAGGGCCGTCCCGCCCGGTAACACGACGATCCCTGCTAGCCGGCGGAAGCGCCGCGCTGGCGGGGGCGATCCTTGCCCGGCACGGAGATTCGCTCGCGCAGGGATTGAGCGGTTCGATCGTCCTGGGGTACGAAGGCGCGAACGAGCGAGTTGGCCCCTTCATCGAGGCCGCCGCGCAGGCGGTCATGGCAGCGAATCCGGGCACATCGATCGAGATCGTTCCGTCGACGGGCGCAAACTACCTGACCCAGTTGGCGATGCAGCTCTTCACCAATACGGCGCCCGATGCGTTCTTCACGCTGGCGGTAGGCGCTGGCGAATTGGCGAAGGGCGGCTTCATACGCACGCTGGATGACTACCTGGCCACCTGGGACGGTTGGGCGCAGTATGGCGAGCGGGCGCGTTTCGGCGTGACACTGCAGGACGCCATTTGGGCGCTTCCCTGGGGACTCACCGTCTCTTTCCTCTTCTACCGAAAAGACCTCTTCGCGGCCGCGGGACTGCCGGTCGATTGGCAACCAGCGTCCCGTGACGACATCATCGGCGCCGCTGAAGCGATCAAGGCATCGAATCCGGACGTGATCCCCTATTCGCTCTACTCCGGGGCGAACGGCGAGACCGCGACCGGGTCCGAATTCATGAATCTGATCTACTCCAATGGCGGTACCCTGACCGATCCAAACGGGAAGTGGTACATCGATAGTTGCCCGATTCATGGAACCCTCGAGCACTACGAGACCGCATTTCAGACCGCGGCAGTCATTCCCCAATCGGTACTGACCGACGTCTCGCCACTGGTGACGATTCCCGGGTACTTTGGTGACGGGGAGCTTGGCATTTTGCGTGAATCCGCCAAGTGGTACGGCTACTGGACCGAGGAAGATGCGGCGTTGGCGGAGCAGATCGGCGTCGCCTATTTTCCTGGGAAACG
Coding sequences:
- a CDS encoding threonine/serine dehydratase, whose translation is MPTDAESPIPTSITIETIWEARDRIAPYIHWTPVFTSETLNGLTGTRLHLKAENMQKTGAFKVRGALNAVAQLSPDERAAGVVTFSAGNHGQGLAYAARTFGTPCTVYMTESAVPTKVAAIQGYGATTRQFPTIQEAVAQMDRDREQSGAVFISPFADEAVIAGQATVGLELFEQVEDLDAIVVPIGGGGLISGIALAARILYPDLRIVGVEPVGAPTMTRALEAGHPVTLESTNTMADGLTAPFTGELNLAIVRELVDDVVLVSEDEIVTALKLVLDRTKLLIEGAAAAGIAALLTGKAGIGTGSVTAAVLTGGNIDLDRLKSIL
- a CDS encoding sugar ABC transporter substrate-binding protein, which codes for MHSNRSARSRMRAPIDRRRLLQGAALGSAGLVLARSPMAFAQDGGLSGEITIGYEGAATGVIPYIEATAKAIEEANPDATITLQPSPGGNYATQVILQLNSGRAPDLFLLVGVAMAELAAADLIAPMDEFTGDWDGWNEYPEALRESLTYDGSVWAIPYLMDTHFLYYNKDILEKAGLPRDWTPANPTEILDAALKIKESDDSVIPYALYAGANGGNGTVSRGFIPLVYAFGGQLRDADGKFIIDSCAIRAALDYYYRAYQTDKTVPQEVMTSPQPSAAMRQAMIDGELGILYEGSWAYGPWLDDDEDWTNENIGYVMFPGDGDVAPFAVGGTGNSWFINQQAENKDLAWEFISQFNSVANQVAINVEDPHIPARADAAADPAFQETPFLSAMVGTSDSLLLTAPDRSFLQLVGIIQNATGLIATGEATPDEAATRYAEELTRVLGADNVVAQPCE
- a CDS encoding extracellular solute-binding protein — protein: MRIAGPSRPVTRRSLLAGGSAALAGAILARHGDSLAQGLSGSIVLGYEGANERVGPFIEAAAQAVMAANPGTSIEIVPSTGANYLTQLAMQLFTNTAPDAFFTLAVGAGELAKGGFIRTLDDYLATWDGWAQYGERARFGVTLQDAIWALPWGLTVSFLFYRKDLFAAAGLPVDWQPASRDDIIGAAEAIKASNPDVIPYSLYSGANGETATGSEFMNLIYSNGGTLTDPNGKWYIDSCPIHGTLEHYETAFQTAAVIPQSVLTDVSPLVTIPGYFGDGELGILRESAKWYGYWTEEDAALAEQIGVAYFPGKRRPDGARGCERRLVPEPQFEEPRSRLGVHRGIQFR